A genomic stretch from Pseudomonadota bacterium includes:
- the coaE gene encoding dephospho-CoA kinase (Dephospho-CoA kinase (CoaE) performs the final step in coenzyme A biosynthesis.) → MSLRVGLSGGIASGKSSVAKLFEFLGITVIDADRIARDVVLPGTPGLHGVVDLFGPDILTDDGQLNRKQLRDIIFSDPAEKERVDALLHPMIGSTLLQRSNSAPGPYHLLDIPLLVEGGWQEQLDRVLIVDCAVSTQIRRLCERDNETPESAKRIIDAQIDRQTRLAAADDVIDNNASIEALLPQVYALHRCYCALADVKNTE, encoded by the coding sequence ATGTCGCTGCGAGTGGGCTTATCCGGCGGTATCGCCAGCGGCAAATCCAGTGTCGCCAAACTGTTTGAGTTTCTGGGTATCACGGTTATCGATGCCGATCGAATTGCACGAGACGTGGTGCTGCCCGGCACGCCCGGGCTGCACGGCGTGGTGGACTTATTCGGTCCTGATATTCTCACCGACGACGGCCAGCTAAACCGTAAGCAACTGAGAGACATCATATTTTCCGATCCCGCGGAAAAAGAACGAGTCGATGCGCTATTGCATCCAATGATCGGCTCGACCTTGCTTCAGCGCAGCAATTCAGCGCCAGGACCGTATCATTTACTCGATATTCCACTGTTGGTGGAAGGTGGTTGGCAGGAGCAACTCGACCGTGTGTTAATTGTGGATTGCGCGGTGTCGACCCAAATTAGACGTCTGTGCGAACGCGATAATGAAACCCCCGAATCCGCCAAACGCATTATCGATGCTCAGATCGACCGCCAAACGCGGCTCGCGGCGGCCGACGATGTGATTGACAATAACGCATCCATTGAGGCGTTACTTCCACAAGTGTATGCCTTGCATCGGTGTTATTGTGCGCTCGCCGACGTCAAAAACACTGAATAA
- a CDS encoding A24 family peptidase has product MLELMQQSPTTFIVVAGLVGLLVGSFLNVVIHRLPIMMKREWEAECAALRGETPPEQTPYNLVVPRSACPHCGHMITALENIPVVSYLFLRGKCANCRTPISIRYPLVELFTGIATALVAWRFGAGVEALAAIALTWALIALSGIDFDTQLLPDSITQPLLWLGLLLTLWHGEVDAQRLFISPTNAIMGAAAGYLSLWSVYQLFKLATGKEGMGYGDFKLLAVLGAWLGWVYLPMVILLSAVVGAVVGIALIVLARHGREVPIPFGPYLAAAGWVALMFGEPLLAFYARIAGLE; this is encoded by the coding sequence ATGCTTGAACTCATGCAGCAAAGCCCGACGACCTTTATCGTGGTGGCCGGTCTGGTCGGCTTGTTGGTGGGCAGCTTTCTCAATGTGGTGATCCATCGACTACCCATCATGATGAAACGCGAATGGGAGGCCGAATGCGCTGCGCTGCGCGGTGAAACGCCGCCCGAGCAAACGCCTTACAACTTGGTCGTGCCCCGCTCCGCCTGCCCCCATTGCGGGCACATGATCACCGCGCTCGAGAACATCCCAGTCGTCAGCTATCTGTTTTTACGCGGGAAATGTGCAAACTGCCGAACACCCATTTCGATACGGTATCCTCTGGTTGAGTTATTTACCGGCATCGCAACGGCGCTTGTAGCCTGGCGTTTCGGGGCCGGCGTCGAAGCTCTGGCCGCCATCGCGCTTACCTGGGCGCTTATTGCGTTGAGCGGCATCGACTTCGACACGCAGTTGCTGCCGGACAGTATCACGCAGCCCCTGTTGTGGCTGGGACTGCTCCTCACGTTGTGGCACGGCGAGGTCGATGCCCAGAGGCTGTTCATTTCTCCCACCAACGCGATCATGGGTGCCGCCGCCGGTTATCTGAGTCTTTGGTCGGTATACCAACTGTTTAAACTGGCGACCGGCAAAGAAGGCATGGGGTATGGCGATTTCAAATTGCTCGCCGTACTGGGTGCCTGGCTGGGATGGGTGTACTTACCTATGGTTATTCTGTTGTCCGCAGTCGTCGGCGCCGTGGTAGGGATCGCGTTGATCGTATTAGCGCGTCATGGCCGCGAAGTGCCCATTCCGTTTGGCCCCTATCTTGCCGCGGCGGGATGGGTGGCGTTGATGTTTGGTGAACCGCTGCTCGCGTTCTACGCGCGCATCGCGGGCCTTGAGTAA
- a CDS encoding type II secretion system F family protein has product MSDTAATKQIPFSWEGTDRRGKRVKGKLVAASEAAVRSEMRRQGLVPVKIKKQSTLFKGGKITTTDIAIFSRQLATMMASGVPLVQAFEIIGNGHENRAMQELVLDIKTSVEGGTSLADSLARHPLYFDDLFVNLVGAGEQAGALETLLDKVATYKEKTEAIKAKIKKALFYPIAVVLVAIIVTTILLIFVIPQFESLFSGFGADLPSFTQTVINMSLFVRTKGWMIVIGLGAIAGAFIYTKKRSRKFRHLLDRIILKLPIVGQILNKAAIARFARTLSTMFAAGVPLVEAMDSVAGATGNIVFESATYEIRDEVATGQRLQRAMQDTELFPNMVTQMIAIGEESGSLDEMSGKVADFYEAEVDNLVDSMSSLLEPLIMSILGILVGGLVVAMYLPIFKMGSVVS; this is encoded by the coding sequence ATGTCCGATACAGCAGCAACTAAACAGATTCCGTTTTCATGGGAAGGCACCGACCGTCGCGGCAAGCGCGTGAAAGGCAAACTGGTGGCCGCCAGCGAAGCCGCCGTGCGCTCGGAAATGCGTCGACAGGGATTGGTGCCCGTCAAGATCAAGAAGCAGTCGACTTTATTCAAAGGCGGTAAGATTACGACCACCGACATCGCTATCTTCAGCCGCCAGCTGGCCACCATGATGGCTTCGGGTGTGCCGCTCGTGCAGGCATTTGAGATAATCGGCAACGGCCATGAAAACCGTGCCATGCAAGAACTGGTGTTGGATATTAAAACGTCGGTTGAGGGCGGTACGAGTCTGGCCGACAGTCTCGCACGTCATCCTCTGTATTTCGACGACCTGTTCGTCAACCTGGTGGGCGCCGGTGAGCAAGCCGGTGCGTTGGAAACCTTGCTCGATAAGGTCGCCACTTATAAAGAAAAAACGGAAGCGATTAAAGCCAAAATTAAGAAAGCGCTGTTCTATCCGATCGCCGTGGTGCTCGTCGCCATTATCGTTACCACCATTTTGTTGATTTTCGTTATTCCTCAGTTCGAGAGCCTGTTTTCGGGTTTCGGTGCTGACCTGCCATCGTTCACTCAAACCGTGATTAATATGTCGCTATTTGTGCGGACGAAAGGCTGGATGATTGTGATCGGTCTTGGCGCCATTGCGGGGGCATTCATTTACACCAAGAAACGCTCGCGTAAGTTTCGCCATTTGCTCGACCGCATCATTCTCAAGCTGCCTATTGTCGGCCAAATATTGAACAAAGCAGCAATCGCTCGGTTTGCGCGTACGCTATCGACCATGTTCGCCGCTGGTGTGCCGCTGGTCGAAGCCATGGATTCGGTCGCTGGGGCAACCGGTAACATTGTGTTTGAATCGGCGACCTACGAGATTCGTGACGAAGTGGCAACCGGACAGCGATTGCAGCGCGCTATGCAAGACACTGAGCTCTTTCCCAATATGGTGACGCAGATGATCGCGATCGGTGAGGAATCGGGTTCACTTGACGAGATGTCGGGCAAAGTAGCGGATTTCTACGAAGCCGAGGTGGATAACCTGGTCGACAGCATGAGCAGCCTACTGGAGCCGCTCATCATGTCGATACTCGGGATTCTCGTCGGTGGCTTGGTTGTGGCCATGTACCTACCGATCTTCAAAATGGGTTCGGTGGTCAGCTAA